The following coding sequences lie in one Osmerus eperlanus unplaced genomic scaffold, fOsmEpe2.1 SCAFFOLD_53, whole genome shotgun sequence genomic window:
- the npy2rl gene encoding neuropeptide Y receptor Y2, like: METYSPDNVTQDASHLARHPYHGYDPGPHGYDPGSSGPPLAGVGGAGDTSLLGLEDSTKLLGVQVVLIMAYSTIILLGVVGNFLVIYVIYRFKTLRTVTNYFIANLAVADLLVDALCLPFTLVYTLEGEWRFGQVLCFLVPFAQGLAVHVSTLTLNVIALDRHRCIVYHLETRMRKEVCFCVIGVTWGLSAVLASPLAIFREYGSFHLAPGRPIQVCTEKWPGGSTSDGTVYSVSMLLLQYVLPLAIITFAYVRIWSKLRSHVQPAGRHLDRHRRRRKTTKMLVTMVVVFAASWLPFHAFQLATDIDSSVLDMRDFRLLYTLFHVLAMCSTFANPLLYGWMNRNYRAAFAAVFRCDKRLDSVHPEGGGGGGGGGGVKAVLASQDGANHLNATDV; encoded by the exons ATGGAGACCTACAGCCCTGACAACGTCACTCAGGATGCCTCCCACCTGGCCCGCCACCCCTACCATGGTTACGACCCCGGCCCCCACGGTTATGACCCTGGCTCCTCCGGCCCCCCcctggcgggggtggggggggcaggggacacCTCTCTCCTGGGGCTGGAGGACAGCACTAAGTTACTGGgagtacag gTGGTGCTGATCATGGCGTACAGCACCATCATCCTGCTGGGGGTTGTGGGTAATTTCCTGGTGATCTACGTCATCTACCGCTTCAAGACACTGCGCACCGTCACCAACTACTTCATCGCCAATCTGgctgtgg CGGACCTCCTGGTGGACGCCCTGTGCCTGCCCTTCACCCTGGTCTACaccctggagggggagtggaggtttGGGCAGGTGCTCTGCTTCCTGGTCCCCTTCGCCCAGGGCCTGGCCGTGCACGTGTCCACACTCACTCTCAACGTCATCGCTCTGGACCGccacag gtgcATCGTGTATCACCTGGAGACCCGTATGAGGAAggaggtgtgtttctgtgtgatcgGGGTCACATGGGGGCTGAGCGCCGTTCTGGCCAGCCCACTCGCCATCTTCAGAGAGTACGGCAGCTTCCACCTGGCTCCCGGGCGGcccatacag GTGTGTACAGAGAAGTGGCCTGGTGGCAGCACGTCAGACGGGACAGTGTACAGCGTGAGCATGCTCCTTCTGCAGTACGTGCTCCCCCTCGCCATCATCACCTTCGCCTACGTCCGCATCTGGTCCAAGCTGCGCTCTCACGTCCAGCCCGCCGGCCGCCACCTCGACCGCCACCGCCGCCGCCGCAAGACCACCAAGATGCTGGTCACCATGGTGGTCGTGTTCGCCGCCAGCTGGCTGCCTTTCCACGCCTTCCAGCTGGCCACAGACATCGACAGCTCTGTGTTGGACATGCGGGACTTCCGGCTGCTCTACACCCTGTTCCACGTGCTGGCCATGTGCTCCACCTTCGCCAACCCGCTCCTCTACGGGTGGATGAACCGCAACTACCGGGCGGCCTTCGCCGCTGTGTTCCGCTGCGACAAGCGGCTGGACAGCGTGCACcccgaggggg gagggggagggggaggaggaggaggggtgaaagcAGTGCTGGCGTCTCAAGATGGGGCGAATCACCTGAATGCTACTGAtgtctga